Proteins encoded in a region of the Rutidosis leptorrhynchoides isolate AG116_Rl617_1_P2 chromosome 9, CSIRO_AGI_Rlap_v1, whole genome shotgun sequence genome:
- the LOC139868974 gene encoding uncharacterized protein: MACQTGIKNRPPLQTSPANGLPNGLPALVLGHLFSAQSNIDPSHSFGHLRSCSPVLGVGRPRGVRGGCRVATVGKIRVGSWNIGTLTGKRIELVDTFLKSKVDIVCVQETRWKGEEAIEIQNYTLWYSGSRIARNGVGIFLGKLHKDNVVDVGRFSDRIMSVSLIIKEETFMVISAYAPHAGLGDFEKKSFWELLDEVVRGCPADHRLIIGGDLNGHIGVEAEGYEGAHGGFGFGPRNEEGRSILEFSIAHELVVANSFFKKRDAQLATFHSGGRSTQIDFLLLRKGELRTCKDCKVLPALTCSSQHRLLVMDLVTRGRVGRRARAVQPRILWKNLYGANAETFRAIVVNRLSVEEDYIAPTDADQIWNRMASIIRDVAKETLGVDIGTSRAHKSRREPWWLSDDVQSKVTLKQTRIAKARERGRRDLGNIKYIKDVAGQSIVREDLIRKRWEEYFASIFGRGRPERNGEPHEVQEFQNNCFCTRINQEEVRLALRKMGRNKAVGPDQIPIEAWKCLGGDGSYYEALGKSDRDEAQT, from the exons CTTGTACTTGGTCATCTTTTTAGTGCACAAAGTAATATAGATCCTTCGCATAGTTTTGGTCACTTGAGGTCATGTTCTCCTGTTTTAGGGGTGGGTAGGCCTAGAGGGGTTAGAGGAGGTTGTAGGGTAGCCACCGTTGGTAAGATTAGAGTGGGTAGTTGGAATATAGGAACCTTGACTGGTAAGAGGATTGAGCTCGTTGATACCTTTCTTAAGAGTAAGGTAGACATAGTGTGtgttcaagagactagatggaagggtgAAGAGGCAATAGAGATTCAGAACTATACGTTGTGGTACTCGGGTTCTAGGATAGCACGAAACGGGGTAGGTATCTTTTTAGGAAAACTACATAAAGATAACGTTGTTGACGTGGGCAGgtttagcgataggattatgtcggttagttTAATTATTAAGGAGGAGACTTTCATGGTCATTAGTGCATACGCACCTCATGCGGGTTTAGGTGATTTTGAAAAGAAGAGTTTTTGGGAATTGTTAGATGAGGTGGTGAGGGGGTGCCCAGCCGACCATCGACTGATTATAGGTGGTGATCTGAATGGACATATAGGAGTGGAGGCAGAAGGTTATGAGGGAGCCCATGGTGGCTTTGGGTTTGGTCCTAGAAATGAAGAGGGGCGCTCAATTCTTGAGTTTTCCATTGCCCACGAGTTGGTGGTAGCAAACTCTTTCTTCAAGAAGAGGGATGCTCAGTTAGCCACATTCCATAGCGGGGGTCGCAGCACCCAGATTGACTTTTTGCTTCTTCGTAAAGGGGAACTTAGGACATGTAAGGACTGTAAGGTCCTTCCAGCTTTGACGTGCTCCTCCCAGCACAGATTGCTGGTCATGGACCTAGTCACTAGGGGAAGAGTTGGCAGGAGGGCTAGGGCTGTACAACCTAGAATCCTTTGGAAGAACCTCTATGGAGCGAATGCGGAGACTTTTAGAGCGATTGTTGTTAATAGATTGAGTGTAGAAGAGGATTATATTGCCCCTACGGATGCAGACCAGATATGGAATCGCATGGCGTCCATTATCAGAGATGTGGCAAAAGAGACCTTAGGAGTGGATATAGGGACATCGAGAGCCCATAAGAGTAGAAGAGAGCCGTGGTGGCTTAGTGACGATGTCCAATCGAAAGTCACGTTAAAGCAGacgag gatagccaaagctagggagcgaGGAAGGAGGGACTTAGGTAACATCAAATATATCAAGGATGTAGCAGGGCAAAGTATAGTGAGAGAAGACCTTATTAGAAAAAGATGGGAAGAATATTTTGCATCCATTTTCGGTAGGGGAAGACCAGAGCGGAACGGTGAACCCCACGAGGTTCAGGAGTTTCAAAACAACTGTTTCTGCACGAGGATTAATCAGGAGGAAGTTAGATTGgccctacgaaagatggggagaaacaaagcagtaggaccagACCAAATTCCGATTGAGGCGTGGAAGTGCCTAGGAGGTGACGGG tcatactatgaagctttgggaaagAGTGATCGAGACGAGGCTCAGACGTga